One genomic region from Jilunia laotingensis encodes:
- a CDS encoding beta-L-arabinofuranosidase domain-containing protein, with product MRKRTGFIIAMLLFAGYGVHAEETDDLYVVPRVVEKKWTNFNLSDVRLLDGSYFKKMQDQHLNYLLSLDPERLLNNVLRGGDIPTSAANYGGWQHDNGNGFSNYMAGCAMMYASTGDVRLLERIKWMIDQIAVCQEKENLDGFFYFGRSKGAASYNALMAATGNGVYPVNNGEDFYTNSAMAGMAFYQLHRIFYGIRDVYYYTGYEKAKTVFVKCMEWACKWTDLIPEDAQLQMALEAEHGGMTELFVDAYALTGNKRFIDNAERWVHSLNFRDQMAKGNDVLTSRHANVYDPKYMGLIRDYEFTGNEQNRDAALNTWDIVVNHHVLSMGGHGRWERYGEPGKFLDQLANTSTETCCTNNMLRFTKAMFSVFGDGKYLDFYEKALYNHILASKDPDNQSVGGGFCYYQSLMPGQCRKYMDDNSFYCCWETGLENHSKYGEAIYFHNDDDILVNLYIPSTLEYEDRGFSMRMEGDYPLENEIKLTILKNQDFNGTIRFRCPQWMDASRVNITVNGQTQKVNIESGKFINIRQAWKAGDVIVLSMPVELRYEPSEEPNVVSLFYGPLVIVPNLGAVASGDYVSNVWDQQGDTQIDKFPDFPNFTQSKEELSTWMKRKEGTLEFTAQGADQTYNFVPFYQANHMRTSVYQRFTGEKDKKWENNYVPDRIIFNVNETEHAYGGRTSLEKNYNRYYRHVDKGRSLSYTLKLSETSGTQHWIAIKHQGWETEEVGDYEVYIDDALIGSIGACEKLKQFTYPTNFFKIPLDLTKGKSEVRLKILQKDRAMNYYGIEIVTDKYLEEFYPETKYAYESSLPATRLEAEASQPHESNRTFDGLSSSGAYVSRLSTYLQFNNVFVKKGGTYHLSVCYRGSASLRYNVTVNDVVTEVKYPSTNGEWQTYTSEIELREGFNTIHLAPTTVRTPYDVDYIELQPAGSSALGTILSDWQRFSVYPNPCSDFAYFKTTADWVGVISIRDMQGKLLYSFNYPNQNKLEVNGLSNGVYMVSFDDGKDHNTTKLVVYK from the coding sequence ATGAGAAAAAGAACAGGTTTCATTATTGCAATGTTGTTATTTGCAGGGTATGGTGTTCATGCGGAGGAGACGGACGACCTTTACGTTGTGCCGAGAGTGGTGGAGAAGAAATGGACAAATTTCAATCTATCCGATGTTCGCCTTCTGGATGGAAGTTATTTTAAGAAGATGCAGGATCAACATTTGAATTATCTGCTTTCCCTCGATCCGGAACGTTTGCTCAACAATGTTTTGCGTGGAGGGGATATTCCTACATCTGCTGCAAACTACGGCGGATGGCAGCACGACAATGGTAATGGGTTTTCCAATTATATGGCGGGATGCGCCATGATGTATGCCTCCACTGGGGACGTACGTCTGCTGGAACGCATAAAGTGGATGATCGACCAGATTGCCGTTTGCCAGGAGAAAGAGAATTTGGATGGCTTTTTCTATTTCGGACGCAGTAAAGGAGCCGCCTCATATAATGCATTGATGGCAGCTACGGGAAATGGCGTATATCCCGTTAACAACGGGGAGGACTTTTACACGAATTCTGCCATGGCGGGAATGGCTTTTTACCAGTTGCACCGCATATTCTACGGAATACGGGATGTTTATTATTATACCGGCTATGAGAAAGCAAAAACCGTCTTCGTGAAATGCATGGAGTGGGCTTGTAAATGGACGGACCTCATTCCGGAAGATGCACAACTCCAGATGGCGCTTGAGGCAGAACACGGAGGGATGACCGAGTTGTTCGTCGATGCATATGCGCTGACCGGCAATAAGCGTTTCATTGATAATGCCGAAAGATGGGTTCACAGCCTTAACTTCAGGGATCAGATGGCAAAAGGAAACGATGTGTTGACTTCCCGTCATGCCAATGTATACGATCCAAAATACATGGGATTGATCCGTGACTATGAGTTTACGGGGAATGAACAAAACCGCGATGCGGCACTCAATACGTGGGATATCGTGGTCAATCATCATGTACTTTCAATGGGAGGCCACGGAAGATGGGAACGTTACGGAGAACCGGGGAAATTTTTGGATCAGTTGGCTAATACTTCCACCGAAACCTGTTGCACGAATAATATGTTGCGGTTTACCAAGGCCATGTTTTCTGTTTTTGGTGACGGCAAGTATCTCGATTTTTATGAAAAAGCCTTATATAACCATATTCTGGCTTCTAAAGATCCCGATAATCAGTCGGTTGGCGGTGGGTTCTGCTATTATCAGTCGTTGATGCCGGGGCAATGTCGTAAATATATGGACGATAACAGCTTTTACTGCTGTTGGGAGACGGGACTCGAAAATCATTCCAAATATGGAGAAGCGATCTATTTCCATAACGATGACGATATCTTGGTTAATTTATACATACCTTCCACGCTGGAATATGAAGATAGAGGTTTTTCTATGCGAATGGAAGGGGATTATCCGTTGGAGAATGAGATAAAATTGACAATTCTAAAAAATCAGGACTTCAATGGTACTATTCGATTCAGATGCCCGCAATGGATGGATGCCTCACGTGTGAATATAACAGTGAATGGACAAACACAAAAAGTCAATATAGAATCCGGAAAGTTTATAAATATCCGGCAAGCTTGGAAAGCCGGAGATGTAATAGTACTGTCAATGCCCGTTGAGCTGCGTTATGAACCGTCGGAAGAGCCGAATGTGGTGAGCCTGTTTTACGGACCTCTTGTGATCGTTCCCAACTTGGGTGCTGTGGCTTCCGGAGATTATGTCAGCAATGTGTGGGATCAGCAAGGAGATACGCAGATCGATAAGTTCCCGGATTTCCCTAACTTCACTCAGTCGAAAGAAGAGCTTTCCACATGGATGAAGAGAAAAGAAGGTACATTGGAATTTACTGCACAGGGGGCGGATCAGACTTATAATTTTGTGCCGTTTTATCAAGCCAACCACATGAGAACCTCAGTTTACCAACGTTTCACAGGTGAGAAAGACAAGAAATGGGAAAACAATTATGTCCCGGATCGGATCATTTTTAATGTAAATGAGACAGAACATGCATATGGCGGGCGAACATCACTTGAAAAGAATTATAACCGTTATTACCGTCATGTTGACAAGGGACGTAGCTTGTCTTACACTTTGAAACTTTCGGAAACATCCGGTACTCAGCATTGGATAGCTATCAAGCACCAGGGATGGGAAACGGAAGAAGTGGGCGATTACGAAGTTTATATCGATGATGCACTTATCGGCAGTATCGGGGCTTGTGAAAAATTGAAGCAATTCACTTATCCTACCAATTTTTTCAAAATACCCCTTGATCTGACTAAAGGAAAGTCGGAAGTGAGACTGAAAATCCTGCAAAAAGACCGGGCGATGAACTATTATGGCATTGAGATCGTAACTGATAAATACTTGGAAGAATTTTATCCGGAGACGAAATATGCGTATGAGTCGTCTCTGCCGGCAACGAGACTGGAAGCTGAGGCTTCCCAGCCTCATGAGTCGAACCGTACCTTTGACGGACTGAGTTCATCCGGAGCCTATGTATCACGTCTAAGTACCTATCTTCAATTCAATAATGTTTTTGTGAAGAAAGGAGGAACGTATCACTTGTCGGTATGCTACCGGGGGAGTGCGAGTCTCAGATATAATGTGACTGTGAATGATGTAGTGACTGAAGTTAAATACCCGTCAACGAACGGTGAATGGCAAACTTACACTTCCGAAATTGAGTTGAGAGAAGGATTTAATACGATCCATTTAGCACCTACCACCGTACGTACCCCATATGATGTGGATTACATCGAATTGCAACCGGCCGGTTCGTCTGCACTTGGAACGATCTTGTCCGATTGGCAACGGTTCTCTGTCTATCCTAATCCTTGTTCGGATTTTGCATATTTTAAAACGACAGCCGATTGGGTAGGAGTAATTTCAATAAGGGATATGCAAGGAAAATTGCTTTATTCGTTTAACTATCCCAATCAGAATAAATTAGAGGTAAACGGACTTTCCAACGGGGTTTATATGGTGTCTTTCGATGACGGGAAAGACCATAACACCACTAAGTTGGTTGTTTATAAATAA